The proteins below come from a single Euleptes europaea isolate rEulEur1 chromosome 5, rEulEur1.hap1, whole genome shotgun sequence genomic window:
- the LOC130477341 gene encoding lipase member M-like — translation MLWLLAMTFLALGVIHSEQSPKKKKEVNPEAFMNISEIIQYAHYPNEEYEVLTDDGYYLPINRIPYGRENSDNTGRKPAVLVLPGIMTNGASWVASMPNNSLGFVLADAGFDVWLANNRGCRWCRRHQNFSLDQQEFWDFSFHEMAMSDLPAIINFILAKTGQEQIYYIGYSQGTTIGFIAFSAMPELAQKIKIFFALAPVYLLNNNKSPFGIFGYTPANVMKAVLGSKQYCVLPTNGSRIFVSKLCRKNIWDKICSKLVFVAGGIGKNNVNMSRTDVYAAHLIGCTSFKNILHWSQTVQSGALIMFDYGSKNLEKYNQTTPPLYKIQDMKVPTVVWSGGKDIVASPKDIEFLLSVLRNVIYYKQIPEWFHYDFVFGLDARQQMYDDLAQMIKQIDLIPRK, via the exons ATGCTGTGGTTGCTAGCAATGACTTTTTTGGCCCTGGGAGTTATACATTCAGAACAGTccccaaagaaaaaaaaagaggtcaATCCTGAAGCATTCATGAATATT TCTGAGATCATACAGTATGCACACTATCCTAACGAAGAATATGAAGTCCTTACAGATGATGGCTATTATCTTCCAATCAACCGAATTCCATATGGCAGAGAAAATTCAGACAAtacag GTCGGAAACCTGCTGTCTTAGTTTTGCCTGGCATAATGACAAATGGTGCGAGTTGGGTGGCTAGTATGCCCAACAATAGCCTGGGATTTGTGCTGGCGGATGCTGGCTTTGATGTTTGGTTGGCAAACAACAGAGGCTGCAGGTGGTGTAGAAGACACCAAAATTTTTCATTGGATCAACAGGAATTCTGGGATTTCAG tttTCATGAAATGGCAATGAGTGACTTGCCAGCCATTATAAATTTTATTCTTGCCAAGACTGGACAGGAGCAGATCTATTACATAGGCTATTCCCAGGGTACTACCATAG gtTTCATAGCATTTTCAGCCATGCCTGAGCTGgctcagaaaatcaaaatattttttgcacttgCTCCTGTGTATTTGCTGAACAATAACAAATCCCCATTTGGTATATTTGGATATACGCCTGCCAACGTTATGAAG GCTGTGTTAGGTTCGAAACAATACTGTGTCCTGCCAACGAATGGTTCAAGAATATTTGTTTCCAAGTTGTGCAGGAAGAACATCTGGGACAAAATTTGTTCCAAATTGGTTTTCGTGGCTGGTGGAATTGGTAAAAATAACGTTAATATG AGTCGAACGGATGTCTACGCAGCACATTTAATAGGCTGTACCTCCTTCAAAAATATCCTGCACTGGTCACAG aCAGTTCAAAGTGGAGCGTTAATAATGTTTGACTATGGTTCTAAAAATTTAGAGAAATATAATCAG ACGACTCCTCCTTTATACAAGATACAAGATATGAAAGTACCAACAGTTGTATGGAGTGGCGGAAAAGACATAGTAGCTTCCCCAAAAGATATTGAATTTTTACTCTCAGTTCTTAGGAATGTGATATATTACAAACAGATTCCTGAGTGGTTTCATTATGATTTTGTATTTGGCCTTGATGCACGTCAACAAATGTATGATGATCTTGCTCAAATGATCAAGCAAATAGACTTGATTCCCAGAAAATAA